A single window of Eucalyptus grandis isolate ANBG69807.140 chromosome 1, ASM1654582v1, whole genome shotgun sequence DNA harbors:
- the LOC104448379 gene encoding putative septum site-determining protein minD homolog, chloroplastic translates to MLSLQPSSAAAPPNLSSTSKLSSFFNPVKTLKPLRPNHPPPIQSVLQWNRKPQLAGETPRVVVITSGKGGVGKTTTTANVGLSLARLGFSVVAIDADVGLRNLDLLLGLENRVNYTVVEVLNGDCRLDQALVRDKRWSNFELLCISKPRSKLPIGFGGKALVWLVDALKSRQEGSPDFIIIDCPAGIDAGFITAITPANEAVLVTTPDITSLRDADRVTGLLECDGIRDIKMIVNRVRTDMIKGEDMMSVLDVQEMLGLALLGVIPEDSEVLRSTNRGYPLVLNKPPTLAGLAFEQAAWRLVEQDSMKAVMVEEEPKKRGFFSLFGG, encoded by the coding sequence ATGCTTTCTCTGCaaccctcctccgccgccgcgccgcccaATCTCTCCTCCACCTCAAAGCTCTCGTCTTTCTTCAATCCCGTCAAAACCCTTAAACCCCTCCGTCCCAATCACCCCCCGCCGATCCAGTCCGTCCTCCAGTGGAACCGGAAGCCCCAGCTGGCCGGCGAGACCCCCCGCGTCGTCGTCATCACCTCCGGCAAGGGCGGCGTCGGCAagaccaccaccaccgccaacGTCGGCCTCTCCCTCGCCCGCCTCGGCTTCTCCGTCGTCGCCATCGACGCCGACGTCGGCCTCCGCAACCTCGacctcctcctcggcctcgaGAACCGCGTCAACTACACCGTGGTCGAGGTACTTAATGGGGACTGTAGGCTCGATCAGGCTCTGGTTAGGGATAAGCGCTGGTCTAATTTCGAGTTGCTGTGTATTTCGAAGCCGAGGTCGAAGCTGCCGATTGGGTTCGGTGGGAAGGCATTGGTCTGGCTTGTTGATGCGTTGAAATCTAGGCAAGAAGGGTCTCCTGATTTTATAATCATTGATTGTCCTGCCGGCATTGATGCCGGGTTCATCACCGCGATAACCCCGGCCAATGAGGCCGTGTTGGTGACGACTCCCGACATAACGAGCTTGAGAGATGCGGATAGGGTCACCGGGTTGTTGGAGTGCGACGGGATCAGGGATATAAAGATGATTGTGAACAGGGTCAGGACTGACATGATAAAGGGGGAGGATATGATGTCGGTTCTCGATGTTCAGGAGATGCTGGGTTTGGCTTTGTTGGGGGTGATACCGGAGGATTCTGAAGTGCTTAGGAGTACGAATCGAGGGTATCCTCTTGTTTTGAACAAGCCGCCTACATTGGCAGGTTTGGCTTTCGAGCAGGCTGCTTGGAGACTTGTTGAGCAGGATAGTATGAAGGctgtgatggtggaggaggagcCGAAGAAGCGCGGGTTTTTCTCCCTCTTTGGAGGCTGA
- the LOC120291434 gene encoding ferric reduction oxidase 4-like: protein MIIQKVLKMVFFVVFLGWLMIWIMLPTKTYKNKWTPNLQMKLDSTYFEGQGINLLLLTFPVMFIAAFGCVYLHLQRKSEKLYTKSASKTGRLAFLRRPVLVMPTLGIVTLTELAFVAMFIALLIWSLANYIYISYSGHLHMDKGVEVWQAKFRSVSLRLGYVGNICWAFLFFPVTRGSSILPLVGLTSESSIKYHIWLGHLSNLLFLLHTIGFIIYWGITHQMSLMLEWSSTWVSNVAGEIAMVFAAAMWITSFRPIRRKMFEVFFYTHQLYALYIIFYVLHVGAAYFCMIIPGIFLFVIDRHLRFLQSRQRVRLLAARLLPSSMIELNFAKSPEVKYHPTSIMFVNIPSISKLQWHPFTVTSSSNMEPDRLSVAIKCQGSWSRRLFESLSSFSSSSLDHLQVSVEGPYGPSSSQFLRHETLVMVSGGSGITPFISIIREIIHQTNQQQTDTAASSKLPNVLLICAFKTSADLAILDLLLPLSLDPSSRFSPQLHLRIEAYVTRDHHQQLDPAQKLIQTTWFKPDPLDSPITPALGSNSWLWLGAIIASSFAMFLLLLGIVTRYYIYPIEHGDDGNYHFSYWTLWEMFLMCACVFLASSGVFLWRKKGATAGGRQVKSMEIPTPTASPGSWFSNVEERGVESVPHQSLVEATNVHYGGRPDLKKSLSECKGPDTGVLVCGPTEMRHEVAKICASGLGENLHFESISFNW, encoded by the exons AtgattatccaaaaagtcctaaagaTGGTGTTTTTTGTGGTCTTTCTTGGGTGGCTCATGATTTGGATAATGCTGCCaacaaaaacttacaaaaacaAATGGACTCCCAATCTTCAGATGAAGCTCGATTCTACGTACTTTGAAGGACAGG GCATAAATCTTCTGCTTCTAACGTTCCCAGTAATGTTCATTGCTGCTTTTGGCTGTGTCTACCTCCATTTACAGAGGAAATCCGAGAAACTTTACACTAAAAG TGCCAGCAAAACTGGACGTTTGGCCTTCTTGCGACGACCGGTTCTGGTCATGCCTACTCTGGGGATTGTCACGCTGACAGAGCTCGCTTTTGTAGCCATGTTCATCGCTCTCTTGATTTGGTCTCTTGCCAATTACATATATATCAGTTATAGTGGCCATCTTCATATGGATAAGGGGGTGGAAGT GTGGCAGGCCAAGTTCAGGAGCGTGTCGCTGAGGCTCGGGTATGTTGGGAACATCTGCTGGGCATTTTTGTTCTTCCCAGTGACAAGAGGGTCATCAATTTTGCCATTAGTTGGACTCACATCAGAGTCAAGCATCAAGTATCACATCTGGTTGGGCCATCTCTCCAacctcctctttctcctccacACCATTGGCTTCATCATTTACTGGGGCATCACCCATCAAATGTCTCTG ATGCTAGAATGGAGCAGCACATGGGTATCGAACGTGGCGGGAGAGATCGCCATGGTTTTCGCGGCGGCCATGTGGATCACGAGCTTCCGCCCCATTCGCAGGAAAATGTTCGAAGTCTTCTTCTACACCCACCAGCTCTACGCACTCTACATCATCTTCTACGTCTTGCACGTCGGCGCAGCCTACTTCTGCATGATTATCCCGGGGATTTTTCTCTTTGTCATCGATCGACACTTGAGGTTCCTACAGTCACGGCAACGAGTTAGATTACTCGCCGCGCGCCTCTTGCCCTCCAGCATGATTGAGCTGAACTTTGCCAAGAGTCCAG AAGTGAAATACCACCCGACGAGCATCATGTTCGTAAACATCCCAAGCATCTCCAAGCTGCAGTGGCACCCCTTCACGGTCACATCCAGCAGCAACATGGAGCCCGACCGCCTCAGCGTGGCCATCAAATGTCAAGGAAGCTGGTCTCGCCGCCTCTTCGAATCtctttcctccttctcctcttcttctctggACCATCTTCAAGTCTCTGTGGAAGGACCCTACGGACCGAGTTCTTCTCAGTTCCTTAG GCACGAAACGCTGGTGATGGTGAGCGGAGGAAGCGGCATCACTCCATTCATTTCCATAATCCGTGAGATCATCCACCAAACCAACCAACAACAAACTGACACCGCGGCCTCATCAAAGCTCCCGAATGTGCTCCTCATATGCGCCTTCAAGACATCGGCCGACCTCGCCATCCTTGACCTCTTgcttcccctctctctcgatCCCTCCTCCCGCTTCTCTCCTCAACTCCACCTCCGGATCGAGGCCTACGTCACCCGAGACCACCACCAGCAGCTCGACCCCGCCCAGAAGCTCATCCAAACCACCTGGTTCAAGCCCGACCCTCTCGACTCCCCCATCACCCCCGCCCTCGGCTCCAACTCCTGGCTCTGGCTGGGTGCCATCATAGCCTCCTCGTTCGCCATGTTCCTGCTCTTGTTGGGGATCGTGACCCGCTACTACATCTACCCGATCGAGCACGGCGACGACGGGAATTACCATTTCTCGTATTGGACGCTTTGGGAGATGTTCTTGATGTGCGCTTGCGTGTTCTTGGCCTCAAGCGGCGTTTTCTTGTGGCGCAAGAAAGGGGCCACCGCCGGAGGGAGGCAAGTGAAGAGCATGGAGATCCCGACGCCGACAGCGTCTCCCGGGTCGTGGTTCAGCAATGTGGAGGAGAGAGGGGTGGAGAGTGTTCCGCATCAGTCGCTGGTTGAAGCCACGAATGTGCATTACGGGGGAAGGCCTGACCTAAAAA AGTCACTGTCGGAGTGCAAAGGGCCGGACACGGGAGTTCTCGTATGCGGGCCTACAGAAATGAGGCACGAGGTTGCCAAGATATGTGCATCCGGTTTGGGAGAGAACCTGCATTTCGAGTCCATCAGCTTCAACTGGTGA
- the LOC104415382 gene encoding probable polygalacturonase: MRLPVLLALLLLLLSSLLSVRGGESYAAISCRKHTKSLVDFGGVGDGKTSNTEAFRRAIANLSGYATDGGAQLVVPAGKWLTGSFNLTSHFTLYLDGNATILASQDESEWPQVAILPSYGRGRDAPGGRFSSLISGTNLTDVVITGNNGTIDGQGAYWWDKFKKEELNLTRPYLIEFLYSDQVQIAYITLVDSPSWFVHPIYSSDIFVQGVTILAPIDSPNTDGINPDSSSNVRIEDNYIVSGDDCIAIKSGWDQYGIKVGKPTEHVSIRRLTCISPDSAAIALGSEMSGGIQDVRAETIVAINTQSGVRIKTAPGRGGYVKDIFVKGMIMKTMKYAFWMTGSYNSHPDTGYDPKALPVIQGINYRDMVAENVTYSAKLDGIKGDPFTGICISNVQIELSKNPKKLQWNCTDIEGVTSNVTPVACDLLPKKEPAIDCPFPTEKLPIEDVLFKMCPVPKNYAH, translated from the exons ATGCGGTTGCCGGTTCTCTTGGCGttgctgctcctcctcctttcgtCCCTGCTCTCGGTGAGAGGAGGAGAATCCTACGCGGCGATCAGTTGCCGGAAGCACACCAAGTCGCTGGTGGATTTCGGAGGCGTCGGGGATGGGAAGACGTCGAACACGGAGGCGTTCAGGCGGGCGATCGCGAACCTGAGCGGTTACGCCACAGACGGTGGGGCGCAGCTGGTGGTGCCAGCGGGGAAGTGGTTGACGGGGAGTTTTAATCTCACCAGCCACTTCACGCTCTACCTCGACGGAAACGCCACTATTCTCGCATCCCAG GATGAATCGGAATGGCCGCAAGTGGCTATCTTGCCGTCGTATGGGAGAGGAAGAGACGCTCCCGGCGGACGGTTCAGCAGTCTAATTTCTGGTACAAATCTCACCGACGTAGTGATCACAG GAAATAACGGTACCATAGACGGACAGGGTGCTTATTGGTGGGACAagttcaagaaagaagaacTGAACCTGACTCGACCTTACCTTATCGAATTTTTGTACTCGGATCAGGTCCAGATAGCTTATATTACTTTGGTTGATTCTCCGTCCTGGTTTGTTCATCCAATTTACAGCAG CGACATTTTCGTTCAAGGGGTAACCATCCTCGCACCAATTGATTCGCCGAATACTGATGGAATAAACCCTG ATTCAAGCAGTAATGTCCGAATTGAGGATAACTACATAGTGTCCGGTGATGACTGCATCGCAATCAAGAGTGGCTGGGACCAGTACGGGATTAAGGTCGGAAAACCGACAGAACACGTGAGCATAAGACGGCTTACTTGCATTTCTCCAGACAGCGCTGCAATAGCTCTGGGCAGCGAGATGTCTGGTGGAATCCAAGACGTTAGAGCCGAGACTATAGTGGCAATCAACACCCAATCAGGTGTCAGAATCAAAACCGCTCCCGGAAGAGGAGGCTATGTCAAGGACATTTTCGTGAAGGGGATGATCATGAAGACCATGAAGTATGCGTTTTGGATGACTGGTAGCTATAATTCCCACCCCGACACTGGGTACGATCCCAAGGCGCTACCTGTGATTCAAGGAATAAATTACAGAGACATGGTGGCTGAAAATGTGACTTATTCAGCTAAGCTTGATGGAATAAAAGGAGATCCTTTTACTGGGATCTGCATCTCGAATGTCCAGATCGAATTGAGCAAAAACCCGAAAAAGCTACAGTGGAACTGCACGGACATAGAGGGAGTTACAAGCAACGTGACTCCTGTGGCTTGTGATCTGTTGCCCAAGAAGGAACCGGCAATAGACTGTCCTTTCCCTACGGAGAAGCTGCCAATTGAGGATGTGTTGTTCAAGATGTGTCCTGTTCCTAAAAACTATGCTCACTAG
- the LOC104448406 gene encoding uncharacterized membrane protein YjcL-like isoform X1, translating into MASSAAAVALAAPLSRYPPPPRRFPRRPVAISPADARSTSSVAPAGEARVFPFSSVVSPPTTPHTSLRSLNRTWKVRSLIKHQQPLISADDQWGMWTALFATGAFGLWSEKTKIGSMVSAALVSTLIGLAASNVGIIPCEAPAYSTVLEFLLPLTIPLLLFRADLRNVFRSTGKLLLAFLLGSVATVVGTVVAFLLVPMRSLGQDSWKIAAALMGSYIGGSVNYVAISKALSISPSVVAAGVAADNVICAVYFMILFALASKVPPETSKSPSDVSVSLELDSGGKIPLLQTATAVATAFAICKIGTYITKLSGIQGGGLPIITALVVILATIFPAQFGSLAHSGDAISLVLMQVFFAVVGASGSILNVINTAPSIFMFALVQVSIHLALIIGFGKLFRFDLKLLTLASNANIGGPTTACGMATAKGWDSLVVPGVLAGIFGVSIATFLGIAFGLTVLRYM; encoded by the exons ATGGCGTCCTCCGCCGCGGCGGTGGCGCTCGCGGCGCCTCTCTCTCGGTATCCGCCGCCGCCACGACGGTTCCCTCGCCGCCCGGTGGCCATATCGCCCGCCGACGCTCGCTCCACCTCCTCCGTCGCCCCCGCCGGCGAGGCGCGGGTTTTCCCGTTTAGCTCCGTCGTTTCGCCTCCGACAACGCCGCACACATCGCTCCGGAGCTTGAACCGGACGTGGAAGGTGAGGTCGCTGATCAAGCATCAGCAGCCTCTTATCTCCGCCGATGATCAGTGGGGCATGTGGACCGCTCTCTTCGCGACCGGCGCTTTTGGTCTCTG GTCTGAGAAGACCAAGATTGGGAGCATGGTGAGTGCTGCATTGGTCAGCACTTTGATTGGGCTCGCGGCGAGCAATGTCGGGATCATTCCTTGCGAAGCGCCGGCTTACTCAACGGTGCTGGAATTCCTGCTGCCATTGACCATTCCGTTGTTATTGTTCCGAGCGGACTTGCGCAATGTGTTTCGATCCACCGGGAAGTTGCTCTTGGCTTTCTTGCTCGGCTCAG TTGCCACTGTAGTCGGTACTGTCGTGGCATTTCTGCTAGTGCCAATGAGATCACTTGGTCAGGATAGTTGGAAGATTGCTGCTGCTCTTATGGGAAGTTATATTGGTGGAT CTGTTAATTATGTCGCAATCTCCAAGGCTCTTTCAATTTCTCCATCAGTAGTGGCTGCTGGGGTGGCTGCAGACAATGTCATATGTGCTGTATACTTCATGATATTGTTTGCCTTGGCCTCCAAAGTACCTCCTGAGACTTCAAAGTCACCCAGTG ATGTTTCAGTATCTCTGGAGTTGGATTCTGGAGGCAAGATCCCTCTTCTACAAACTGCTACAGCTGTGGCTACAGCATTTGCCATTTGTAAAATTGGAACTTATATAACAAAGCTAAGCGGAATTCAAGGAGGAGGTCTGCCAATTATAACAGCTCTAGTTGTCATTTTAGCAACTATTTTTCCTGCACAGTTTGGTTCCCTTGCACATTCCGGTGATGCTATTTCGCTGGTTCTGATGCAG GTTTTTTTTGCCGTGGTGGGAGCTAGTGGTAGCATCTTAAATGTCATCAACACAGCTCCTAGCATCTTCATGTTTGCTCTAGTTCAAGTGAGCATCCATCTAGCTTTGATCATAGGATTTGGAAAGCTGTTTCGCTTTGATCTGAAGCTTTTAACTTTGGCATCCAATGCCAATATTGGAGGCCCAACGACAGCCTGTGGGATGGCTACTGCCAAAGGATGGGATTCTTTGGTTGTTCCCGGAGTTCTTGCTGGCATTTTTGGAGTCTCAATAGCTACTTTTCTAGGCATAGCTTTTGGATTGACTGTTCTAAGATACATGTAG
- the LOC104448389 gene encoding uncharacterized protein LOC104448389, whose amino-acid sequence MDNLAQNKGQPVVRKVKKKQGKDELDRLKQAEKKKRRLEKALATSAAIRAELEKKKLKKQEEQQKLDEEGAAIAEAVALQVLLGEDSDDACKIVLNEDNEGFNPWDSNGHINFFMGGRSADVPYRHTLNYALDPVGWISHSQDSRVEWGGDWGCSGGTHGRDVHGQFIKNGGWTSADLSPGLIAAQAVSSLRIGEDGDVNTILLNGMLRG is encoded by the coding sequence ATGGATAACTTGGCACAAAACAAAGGGCAACCTGTTGTGaggaaagtaaaaaagaagCAGGGGAAGGATGAGCTGGATCGACTCAAACAGgctgagaagaagaagagacgcCTGGAAAAAGCCCTCGCTACATCTGCAGCTATCCGTGCTGagctagagaagaagaaactgaagaaacaaGAGGAACAGCAAAAGCTTGATGAAGAGGGTGCTGCGATTGCCGAGGCTGTTGCCTTGCAAGTTCTACTTGGTGAAGACTCGGATGATGCATGTAAGATCGTCCTAAATGAAGACAATGAGGGTTTTAATCCTTGGGACTCTAATGGCCATATTAACTTCTTTATGGGTGGAAGGAGCGCTGATGTGCCTTATCGCCATACCCTGAACTATGCGCTTGACCCAGTTGGGTGGATCTCACATTCTCAAGATTCTAGAGTCGAGTGGGGTGGTGATTGGGGATGTTCTGGTGGAACCCATGGACGTGATGTACATGGTCAATTCATCAAGAATGGAGGTTGGACATCTGCAGATCTCTCGCCTGGCCTAATTGCTGCACAGGCTGTTTCGTCTCTGCGGATAGGAGAAGATGGGGATGTGAACACCATTCTTTTGAATGGGATGCTCAGAGGGTAG
- the LOC104448406 gene encoding uncharacterized membrane protein YjcL-like isoform X2 has translation MASSAAAVALAAPLSRYPPPPRRFPRRPVAISPADARSTSSVAPAGEARVFPFSSVVSPPTTPHTSLRSLNRTWKVRSLIKHQQPLISADDQWGMWTALFATGAFGLWSEKTKIGSMVSAALVSTLIGLAASNVGIIPCEAPAYSTVLEFLLPLTIPLLLFRADLRNVFRSTGKLLLAFLLGSVATVVGTVVAFLLVPMRSLGQDSWKIAAALMGSYIGGSVNYVAISKALSISPSVVAAGVAADNVICAVYFMILFALASKVPPETSKSPSDVSVSLELDSGGKIPLLQTATAVATAFAICKIGTYITKLSGIQGGGFFCRGGS, from the exons ATGGCGTCCTCCGCCGCGGCGGTGGCGCTCGCGGCGCCTCTCTCTCGGTATCCGCCGCCGCCACGACGGTTCCCTCGCCGCCCGGTGGCCATATCGCCCGCCGACGCTCGCTCCACCTCCTCCGTCGCCCCCGCCGGCGAGGCGCGGGTTTTCCCGTTTAGCTCCGTCGTTTCGCCTCCGACAACGCCGCACACATCGCTCCGGAGCTTGAACCGGACGTGGAAGGTGAGGTCGCTGATCAAGCATCAGCAGCCTCTTATCTCCGCCGATGATCAGTGGGGCATGTGGACCGCTCTCTTCGCGACCGGCGCTTTTGGTCTCTG GTCTGAGAAGACCAAGATTGGGAGCATGGTGAGTGCTGCATTGGTCAGCACTTTGATTGGGCTCGCGGCGAGCAATGTCGGGATCATTCCTTGCGAAGCGCCGGCTTACTCAACGGTGCTGGAATTCCTGCTGCCATTGACCATTCCGTTGTTATTGTTCCGAGCGGACTTGCGCAATGTGTTTCGATCCACCGGGAAGTTGCTCTTGGCTTTCTTGCTCGGCTCAG TTGCCACTGTAGTCGGTACTGTCGTGGCATTTCTGCTAGTGCCAATGAGATCACTTGGTCAGGATAGTTGGAAGATTGCTGCTGCTCTTATGGGAAGTTATATTGGTGGAT CTGTTAATTATGTCGCAATCTCCAAGGCTCTTTCAATTTCTCCATCAGTAGTGGCTGCTGGGGTGGCTGCAGACAATGTCATATGTGCTGTATACTTCATGATATTGTTTGCCTTGGCCTCCAAAGTACCTCCTGAGACTTCAAAGTCACCCAGTG ATGTTTCAGTATCTCTGGAGTTGGATTCTGGAGGCAAGATCCCTCTTCTACAAACTGCTACAGCTGTGGCTACAGCATTTGCCATTTGTAAAATTGGAACTTATATAACAAAGCTAAGCGGAATTCAAGGAGGAG GTTTTTTTTGCCGTGGTGGGAGCTAG